In Streptomyces nodosus, one DNA window encodes the following:
- a CDS encoding D-alanyl-D-alanine carboxypeptidase family protein has translation MSPSKKTGGRRLAVASATVLSLSLVASATAFADARSLDVPHSATPPAGMSAVGGELLGRPGTQVKLGDGVPVLPKDITARSWIIADAESGDVLAAHNAHWRLPPASTLKMLFADTLLPKFPRDETHKVTAADLADVGDGSSVVPISKGETYTAHDLWLGVFLRSGNDAVHVLSSMNGGVEQTVEDMQEHAGRLQALDTRVVSPDGYDAPTQVSSAYDLTLIARSGMQKKDFREYCSTVQATIPGRTEVKKGKKTRGSFEIRNTNRLLSGDSDLSPYRGIAGVKNGNTTNAGATFTGVAERDGRKLLVTVMNPEKKDHNQVYREAAELFDWGFGAAGKVEPVGELVPPQGARTSAGPSPSPAEGTGTAGESPAPAEAAAAPVKNGGSTGVGMALALSGAVLVLVAAGVFLVNRRWPLPDLARRRTRP, from the coding sequence GTGTCCCCCTCGAAGAAGACCGGCGGGCGCCGCCTCGCGGTCGCCTCCGCCACCGTGCTGTCCCTCTCCCTCGTCGCCTCCGCGACCGCGTTCGCGGACGCCCGGAGCCTGGATGTGCCGCATTCGGCCACGCCCCCGGCCGGCATGTCGGCCGTCGGCGGCGAACTGCTCGGCAGACCCGGCACCCAGGTGAAGCTCGGCGACGGCGTCCCGGTGCTGCCGAAGGACATCACCGCGCGCTCCTGGATCATCGCCGACGCCGAGTCCGGCGATGTTCTGGCCGCCCACAACGCGCACTGGCGGCTGCCCCCGGCGAGCACCCTGAAGATGCTGTTCGCCGACACCCTGCTGCCCAAGTTCCCGAGGGACGAGACGCACAAGGTGACCGCAGCCGATCTGGCCGACGTGGGCGACGGGTCCAGTGTGGTGCCGATATCGAAGGGCGAGACCTACACGGCCCACGACCTGTGGCTGGGCGTCTTTCTGCGCTCCGGCAACGACGCCGTCCATGTGCTCTCCTCGATGAACGGCGGCGTCGAGCAGACCGTCGAGGACATGCAGGAGCACGCCGGGCGGCTCCAGGCCCTCGACACCCGGGTGGTCAGCCCCGACGGCTATGACGCACCCACCCAGGTCTCCTCCGCGTACGACCTGACGCTGATCGCCCGCTCCGGGATGCAGAAGAAGGACTTCCGGGAGTACTGCTCGACGGTGCAGGCCACGATCCCGGGCCGGACCGAGGTGAAGAAGGGCAAGAAGACCCGCGGATCCTTCGAGATCCGCAACACCAACCGGCTGCTGTCCGGCGACAGCGACCTCTCCCCGTACCGGGGGATCGCGGGTGTCAAGAACGGCAACACCACCAACGCGGGCGCGACCTTCACCGGTGTCGCGGAACGGGACGGCAGGAAGCTGCTGGTCACGGTCATGAACCCGGAGAAGAAGGACCACAACCAGGTCTACCGGGAGGCCGCCGAGCTGTTCGACTGGGGCTTCGGCGCGGCCGGCAAGGTGGAGCCGGTGGGCGAGCTGGTCCCCCCGCAGGGCGCGCGGACGAGCGCCGGGCCGTCCCCCTCCCCGGCAGAAGGCACGGGCACCGCGGGCGAGAGCCCCGCTCCCGCCGAGGCGGCGGCCGCGCCGGTGAAGAACGGCGGCTCCACCGGCGTCGGGATGGCGCTGGCCCTCAGCGGAGCCGTACTGGTGCTGGTCGCGGCGGGGGTGTTCCTGGTCAACCGTCGCTGGCCGCTGCCTGACCTGGCACGCCGTCGGACGCGTCCGTGA
- a CDS encoding YihY/virulence factor BrkB family protein — protein MDWLKKLPGIGPLVTRLMATHAWRSYERLDRVKWSRLAAAMTFVSFVALFPLLTVAAAIGAATLSESRQNRLQNKIAEQVPGISGQLDIHGLVQNAGTIGVIAGAALFFVGIGWVGQVRDCLRAVWELPDSHDNPVLRKVKDGVVLVGLGGAILVTIGTTALASALVGWTAGEFDLHSAGWGSVLLRIAAFVVAVLADFLVLLYVLTLLPGVEPPRHRLLTAALMGAVGFEMLKLLLSGYIQGVASKTMYGAFGVPVALLLWINFSSKLVLFCAAWTATPSSGPEGITDASDGVPGQAAASDG, from the coding sequence ATGGATTGGCTGAAGAAACTCCCCGGCATCGGGCCGCTGGTCACCCGTCTCATGGCCACGCACGCCTGGCGTTCCTACGAGCGCCTGGACCGGGTGAAGTGGTCCAGGCTCGCCGCCGCGATGACCTTCGTCAGCTTTGTCGCGCTCTTCCCGCTGCTCACCGTCGCCGCCGCGATCGGTGCCGCGACGCTCAGCGAGAGCCGGCAGAACAGGCTGCAGAACAAGATCGCCGAGCAGGTCCCGGGCATCTCCGGCCAGCTCGACATCCATGGCCTGGTGCAGAACGCCGGCACCATCGGGGTCATCGCCGGCGCCGCCCTGTTCTTCGTCGGCATCGGCTGGGTCGGCCAGGTGCGGGACTGTCTGCGCGCGGTGTGGGAGCTGCCGGACAGCCATGACAACCCCGTCCTGCGCAAGGTCAAGGACGGTGTGGTGCTGGTGGGTCTGGGCGGCGCGATCCTGGTCACCATCGGCACGACCGCCCTCGCCTCCGCCCTGGTCGGCTGGACCGCGGGGGAGTTCGACCTCCACAGCGCAGGCTGGGGCAGCGTGCTGCTGCGGATCGCCGCCTTCGTGGTCGCGGTCCTCGCCGACTTCCTGGTCCTGCTGTACGTGCTCACGCTGCTGCCCGGTGTGGAGCCCCCTCGGCACCGGCTGCTGACCGCCGCCCTGATGGGCGCGGTCGGCTTCGAGATGCTCAAACTGCTGCTCAGCGGCTATATCCAGGGCGTCGCCTCGAAGACCATGTACGGCGCCTTCGGGGTGCCGGTCGCCCTGCTGCTGTGGATCAACTTCTCCTCGAAACTGGTGCTGTTCTGCGCCGCCTGGACGGCGACGCCGAGCAGCGGACCCGAGGGGATCACGGACGCGTCCGACGGCGTGCCAGGTCAGGCAGCGGCCAGCGACGGTTGA
- a CDS encoding SDR family NAD(P)-dependent oxidoreductase — protein sequence MPAHKDAFSPPQSLLILGGTSGIALATARRLIARRARTVRLAGRPSPELEEAAGQLRALGADARTVAFDALDPEAHESALGKVFAEGAVDLVLLAFGVLGDQATDERDPVAAAHVARTNYTGAVSAGLVCARALQDQGHGSLVMLSSASGERARRADFIYGSSKAGLDTFAQGLGDALHGTGVHVMVVRPAALRRPGAPARDRGLPTTTPEAVATAIELGLRRRSETVWVPGTLRPLMSALRHLPRALYRRLPIG from the coding sequence ATGCCTGCCCACAAGGACGCCTTCAGCCCCCCGCAGTCCCTGCTGATCCTCGGTGGCACGTCCGGGATCGCGCTGGCCACCGCGCGCCGCCTGATCGCCCGCCGCGCCCGCACCGTACGGCTGGCCGGGCGCCCCTCCCCCGAGCTGGAGGAAGCCGCCGGGCAGCTGCGCGCACTGGGGGCCGACGCCCGCACCGTCGCGTTCGACGCGCTCGACCCCGAAGCCCATGAGAGCGCCCTCGGCAAGGTGTTCGCGGAGGGCGCCGTCGACCTGGTGCTGCTCGCGTTCGGGGTGCTCGGCGACCAGGCCACCGACGAACGCGACCCGGTGGCCGCGGCGCATGTCGCCCGGACCAACTACACGGGCGCGGTGTCGGCGGGCCTGGTGTGCGCCCGCGCGCTCCAGGACCAGGGCCACGGCTCACTGGTGATGCTGTCGTCGGCCTCCGGTGAGCGCGCCCGCCGCGCGGACTTCATCTACGGCTCCAGCAAGGCGGGGCTCGACACCTTCGCCCAGGGGCTCGGGGACGCGCTGCACGGCACCGGGGTGCATGTCATGGTGGTGCGCCCCGCGGCCCTCCGCCGGCCCGGGGCACCGGCCCGGGACAGGGGTCTGCCGACCACCACCCCGGAGGCCGTGGCCACGGCGATCGAACTGGGGCTGCGGCGACGCTCGGAGACGGTCTGGGTGCCGGGGACGCTCCGGCCGCTGATGTCGGCCCTGCGGCATCTGCCGCGTGCGCTGTACCGTCGGCTGCCGATCGGGTAG
- a CDS encoding 2'-5' RNA ligase family protein: MGTVTIGVSIAVPEPHGSLLQELRAGFGDAAAHGIPTHVTLLPPTEVEAGALPSVEAHLTEVAAAGRPFPMRLSGTGTFRPVSPVVYVRVTEGAEACARLQRLVRDASGPVARELLFPYHPHVTVAHAIEEAAMDRAYEELSGYRAEWPCTGFALYEQGPDGVWRKLREFVFGGAVVPPQAGAPLESTPLPLS, from the coding sequence GTGGGGACCGTAACGATCGGTGTGTCGATCGCGGTCCCGGAGCCTCACGGCAGCCTGCTCCAGGAGCTGCGCGCGGGCTTCGGCGACGCCGCGGCGCACGGTATCCCCACGCATGTCACCCTGCTGCCGCCGACCGAGGTCGAGGCCGGCGCGCTGCCCTCGGTCGAGGCACACCTCACCGAGGTGGCCGCGGCCGGGCGCCCCTTCCCGATGCGGCTGTCCGGCACGGGCACCTTCCGGCCCGTTTCCCCCGTGGTGTACGTCCGGGTCACCGAGGGCGCCGAGGCCTGCGCCCGGCTGCAGAGGCTGGTCCGTGACGCCTCCGGGCCGGTGGCGCGAGAGCTGCTCTTCCCGTACCACCCGCATGTCACCGTGGCGCACGCCATCGAGGAGGCGGCGATGGACCGGGCGTACGAGGAGCTGTCCGGCTACCGGGCCGAATGGCCCTGCACCGGCTTCGCGCTCTACGAGCAGGGCCCCGACGGAGTCTGGCGCAAGCTGCGGGAGTTCGTCTTCGGGGGCGCGGTGGTGCCGCCGCAGGCGGGCGCACCGCTGGAGAGCACCCCGCTTCCCCTGTCGTAG
- the trpS gene encoding tryptophan--tRNA ligase, which translates to MASDRPSDSHDPQGNGSATRRPPRVLSGIQPTAGSFHLGNYLGAVRQWVDLQESHDAFYMVVDLHAITVPQDPKDLRANTRLAAAQLLAAGLDPERCTLFVQSHVPEHAQLAWVMNCLTGFGEASRMTQFKDKAAKQGADRASVGLFTYPILQVADILLYQANEVPVGEDQRQHIELTRDLAERFNGRFGDTFTIPRPYILKETAKIYDLQDPSVKMSKSASTPKGLINLLDEPRTTAKKVKSAVTDTDTVIRYDEENKPGVSNLLTIYSTLTGTSVPDLEEKYTGKGYGALKTDLAEVMVDFVTPFQERTRHYLDDPETLDSILAKGAEKARAVAMETLAQVYDRVGFLPAKH; encoded by the coding sequence ATGGCTTCAGACCGCCCGTCCGACTCCCACGATCCCCAGGGGAACGGCTCCGCCACGCGGCGCCCTCCCCGTGTGCTCTCCGGAATCCAGCCCACGGCGGGCTCGTTCCACCTCGGCAACTATCTCGGCGCCGTCCGCCAGTGGGTGGACCTGCAGGAGAGCCATGACGCGTTCTACATGGTCGTGGACCTGCACGCGATCACGGTCCCGCAGGATCCGAAGGACCTGCGCGCCAACACCCGGCTGGCCGCCGCCCAGCTGCTCGCGGCCGGTCTGGACCCGGAGCGGTGCACCCTCTTCGTGCAGAGCCATGTCCCCGAACACGCCCAGCTCGCCTGGGTCATGAACTGCCTCACCGGCTTCGGCGAGGCGAGCCGCATGACCCAGTTCAAGGACAAGGCCGCCAAGCAGGGCGCCGACCGCGCGAGCGTCGGTCTGTTCACCTACCCGATCCTCCAGGTCGCCGACATCCTGCTCTACCAGGCGAACGAGGTCCCGGTCGGTGAGGACCAGCGCCAGCACATCGAGCTGACCCGTGACCTCGCGGAGCGCTTCAACGGCCGCTTCGGCGACACCTTCACGATCCCGCGTCCGTACATCCTCAAGGAGACGGCGAAGATCTACGACCTCCAGGACCCGTCGGTCAAGATGAGCAAGTCGGCGTCCACGCCGAAGGGTCTCATCAATCTGCTGGACGAGCCGAGGACCACCGCCAAGAAGGTCAAGAGCGCCGTCACGGACACGGACACCGTGATCCGCTACGACGAGGAGAACAAGCCGGGCGTCAGCAATCTGCTGACGATCTACTCGACCCTCACCGGAACCTCGGTCCCGGACCTGGAGGAGAAGTACACCGGCAAGGGCTACGGCGCGCTCAAGACGGACCTCGCCGAGGTCATGGTCGACTTCGTGACGCCGTTCCAGGAGCGCACCCGGCACTACCTGGACGACCCGGAGACCCTCGACTCGATCCTTGCCAAGGGCGCGGAGAAGGCGCGTGCCGTCGCCATGGAGACACTCGCCCAGGTGTACGACCGGGTGGGCTTCCTGCCCGCCAAGCACTGA